From the Bacteroidia bacterium genome, one window contains:
- a CDS encoding CoB--CoM heterodisulfide reductase iron-sulfur subunit A family protein gives MKQNGEIRIGIYICHCGSNIAGVIDIQKVRTYAETLPGVYIARDYKYMCSDPGQDLLRQDIADHGLNRIIVASCSPLLHEQTFRRAAESGGINPYFVQMVNIREHGTWVHTDGEYMTGKAMDMIRAAARRVFYHEALERKRVTVTPSVLVLGGGIAGIHAALTMANAGKQVYLVEREPSIGGHMAQFDKTFPTLDCAACILTPKMTAVRSHPNITLWTWAEVEKVEGFIGNYTVTIKRKPRYIREDLCVGCMECIEACVYKEGRFPDEFNLGLSKRKPIYIPFPQAVPPVPVVDAEHCIHLKTGRCKDICVEVCGERKAFDFDQKAEYLDIQVGAIVLATGFTTFDPANIQYYGYGKYQNVYTALELERLINASGPTGGKVVLPDGRMPQRVAIVHCVGSRNENYNRWCSKVCCMYSLKLAHLMQEKTNAEIFNFYIDMRAPGKGMEEFYNRVSSEGIHLVRGRIADVYPEILPTPDAPKDVVGRVVIQAEDTLIGRIRKIPVDMVILSTGLQPQDDADDVRRIFNISCSTGGFFLERHPKLAPVNTFTDGIFLAGACQGPKDIPDTVAQAGAAASEALSLIDAGFFELEPNTAYIQEDVCSGCKSCLPLCPYTAITYDVEKMKAAINEALCKGCGTCVASCPSGSIRQHLFEDDELLSEIRGLLEYA, from the coding sequence ATGAAGCAGAATGGAGAAATTCGCATCGGTATTTATATCTGCCATTGCGGCAGCAATATCGCGGGCGTTATAGATATTCAGAAAGTCCGCACCTACGCGGAGACGCTGCCTGGAGTATATATCGCCCGGGATTACAAGTACATGTGCTCCGATCCGGGCCAGGATTTGCTAAGGCAGGACATCGCAGACCATGGTCTTAACCGCATTATCGTGGCATCGTGCTCACCGCTCCTGCACGAGCAAACTTTCCGTCGTGCCGCAGAATCGGGGGGTATCAACCCCTACTTTGTACAGATGGTCAATATTCGTGAACACGGTACCTGGGTGCATACCGATGGCGAATACATGACTGGCAAGGCAATGGATATGATTCGTGCCGCGGCACGACGAGTATTCTACCATGAAGCGCTTGAACGCAAACGCGTTACCGTCACACCATCGGTATTGGTGCTCGGAGGAGGTATCGCCGGTATTCATGCGGCTCTCACGATGGCCAATGCTGGCAAGCAGGTCTACCTCGTGGAACGTGAACCGAGCATCGGCGGGCACATGGCGCAGTTTGATAAGACCTTCCCAACTCTCGATTGTGCCGCATGCATACTCACACCAAAAATGACAGCCGTGCGATCCCATCCCAACATCACACTGTGGACGTGGGCGGAGGTAGAAAAGGTCGAAGGCTTCATAGGCAACTACACCGTCACGATCAAACGCAAACCACGGTACATACGAGAGGATCTCTGCGTCGGCTGTATGGAATGTATCGAGGCGTGTGTGTACAAGGAAGGGCGTTTTCCCGACGAATTCAACCTCGGACTGAGTAAACGAAAACCGATCTATATTCCTTTTCCGCAAGCCGTTCCACCGGTTCCGGTTGTTGATGCGGAACATTGTATTCACCTTAAAACCGGTCGATGCAAGGATATCTGTGTGGAGGTATGCGGAGAACGAAAGGCTTTCGACTTCGATCAGAAAGCGGAATATCTCGATATCCAGGTCGGTGCGATCGTTCTCGCGACAGGATTCACGACCTTCGACCCGGCGAACATACAGTATTACGGGTATGGGAAATATCAGAACGTGTATACTGCGCTGGAGCTCGAGAGGCTGATTAATGCATCAGGACCAACGGGAGGGAAAGTCGTGCTACCGGACGGTCGCATGCCGCAACGAGTGGCCATCGTGCACTGCGTTGGATCGCGCAACGAGAACTACAACCGCTGGTGCTCCAAGGTGTGCTGCATGTACTCGTTAAAACTGGCGCACCTGATGCAGGAAAAAACCAATGCGGAGATTTTCAATTTCTACATCGATATGCGCGCGCCGGGTAAAGGAATGGAGGAATTCTACAATCGTGTTTCCTCCGAGGGCATTCACCTGGTGCGCGGACGTATCGCTGACGTCTATCCGGAAATCCTCCCGACGCCAGATGCGCCGAAGGACGTAGTCGGCCGGGTCGTTATTCAGGCGGAGGATACGCTGATCGGACGGATACGTAAGATCCCTGTCGACATGGTAATCCTGAGCACTGGTTTACAACCACAGGACGATGCAGACGATGTGCGCCGTATATTCAACATCTCCTGCTCGACTGGCGGGTTCTTTCTGGAACGTCATCCGAAACTCGCTCCGGTAAATACATTTACGGACGGCATTTTTCTTGCAGGCGCTTGTCAGGGGCCGAAAGATATTCCCGACACCGTAGCCCAGGCGGGTGCGGCTGCTTCTGAGGCACTCTCGCTCATCGATGCGGGCTTCTTCGAACTCGAACCGAACACCGCCTACATACAAGAAGACGTCTGCTCCGGATGCAAATCCTGCCTGCCGCTCTGCCCCTACACAGCCATAACTTATGACGTGGAGAAAATGAAAGCAGCGATCAACGAGGCATTATGCAAAGGCTGCGGAACCTGCGTCGCCAGCTGCCCCTCCGGCTCGATTCGTCAGCATCTGTTTGAGGATGATGAACTGCTGAGCGAAATCCGTGGCCTGCTCGAATACGCGTGA
- a CDS encoding Ni/Fe hydrogenase subunit alpha, which yields MNTTLSNSPENGVRRITIDPITRLEGHGKIDIFLDADGNVDRAFFQVPELRGFEIFSVGRPAEDMPQITSRICGVCPTAHHMAATKALDDLYKVTPTSAAIKLRELLYNIFMLEDHALHVYILGGPDFIVGPDAPAPLRNVLGVIQSVGLETGKRVISMRRRLRELITHLGGKVIHPVFGLPGGVAKYLDISDLPRFREVAVDGLDFARFTLQVFHDLVLANQAYVDLITSDAYTHRTYYMGLVDEQNKVNFYDGYLRVVDSEGNVFARFPAADYTDYIAEHVEPWSFVKFCYLRPVGWNGFTEGNDSGIYSVAPLARLNAAQGMATPEAQEAYDEYVATLGEPVHHTLANHWARIIEMLQAAERINELLADDEITSRDIRNLPDAIPTRGIGVVEAPRGTLIHHYETDPNGVITKANLIVATQNNAARMAMSVEKTARSLIKNGQVSDGLLNKIEMAFRAYDPCHACATHSLPGKMPLVLRIHDGKGVLVSEQRR from the coding sequence ATGAACACAACATTGTCGAATAGCCCGGAAAATGGCGTCAGGCGAATCACGATCGATCCCATTACACGGCTTGAAGGCCATGGGAAGATCGACATATTTCTTGATGCGGACGGAAATGTGGATCGCGCGTTTTTCCAGGTACCCGAACTGCGTGGTTTTGAAATCTTCAGCGTGGGGCGGCCGGCGGAAGACATGCCACAGATAACAAGCCGTATCTGCGGTGTCTGCCCAACCGCGCATCACATGGCCGCGACCAAGGCGCTTGATGATCTGTACAAGGTTACTCCGACGTCTGCTGCGATCAAGCTTCGCGAACTTCTCTACAACATCTTCATGCTCGAGGACCATGCACTGCACGTATATATCCTCGGAGGACCGGACTTCATCGTTGGTCCCGATGCGCCGGCGCCTCTGCGCAATGTGCTCGGCGTGATCCAATCCGTCGGACTTGAGACCGGGAAGCGGGTAATCTCCATGCGCCGACGATTGCGCGAGCTTATCACACACCTTGGCGGAAAGGTGATTCATCCCGTCTTCGGCCTGCCGGGTGGTGTAGCGAAATATCTCGATATTTCCGATCTGCCTCGTTTTCGGGAGGTTGCGGTGGATGGTCTTGACTTCGCCCGCTTCACCCTACAGGTCTTCCATGATCTTGTGCTTGCCAATCAGGCATACGTGGATCTCATAACATCCGATGCCTACACACATCGGACCTACTACATGGGCCTGGTTGACGAACAGAACAAGGTCAATTTCTATGATGGTTATCTCCGCGTCGTGGATTCCGAAGGGAATGTCTTCGCCCGTTTCCCTGCTGCGGACTACACTGACTATATTGCCGAACATGTCGAACCCTGGAGCTTCGTGAAATTCTGCTATCTTCGACCGGTGGGCTGGAATGGATTCACCGAAGGCAATGATAGCGGGATTTATTCTGTCGCACCGCTCGCACGGCTGAATGCAGCCCAGGGCATGGCGACGCCGGAGGCGCAGGAAGCATATGATGAGTACGTCGCCACGCTTGGTGAACCAGTACATCACACACTCGCGAACCACTGGGCACGTATCATCGAGATGCTGCAGGCGGCCGAAAGAATCAACGAACTTCTTGCCGATGACGAAATCACGAGCCGTGATATCCGGAATCTGCCCGATGCTATCCCAACACGTGGAATCGGTGTGGTCGAAGCTCCACGGGGAACGCTCATCCATCACTACGAGACGGATCCGAACGGTGTCATCACCAAGGCAAATCTGATCGTGGCAACCCAGAATAATGCAGCGCGTATGGCTATGAGTGTAGAGAAAACCGCCCGTAGTCTCATCAAGAACGGGCAGGTTTCTGACGGATTGCTTAACAAAATCGAGATGGCTTTCCGTGCCTACGATCCCTGCCACGCATGCGCGACACATAGTCTGCCCGGCAAGATGCCGCTCGTTCTGCGTATTCACGATGGCAAAGGTGTGCTTGTCAGCGAGCAGCGACGATGA
- a CDS encoding electron transfer flavoprotein subunit alpha/FixB family protein, protein MNTNIYVIAEHIAGCIPDIVHEMLAQASHLAGITGGTVTALLPGCEPEILASRLVGASRVQCIEGEALRNYSPESWLLTLAPILGESMPGLIMVSSSSMGLDLAAALSATLDIPLASACVDIRIENGVYHFTSQLYGGKLLLDTRCDSPSAIAQILPGSFKPLETDTGSNVHVEQIAHHELPRDLRMKFENYIEPTAGDVDITQSDVLISVGRGIQSQDNLSIAEDLAALLHGTVSASRPIIDQNWLPITRQVGKSGMTVTPKLYFALGISGAPEHLEGMKGASMIVAINKDTAAPIFSISHYGVAADLFDILPVLNERLRERGQ, encoded by the coding sequence ATGAATACCAATATCTATGTGATCGCCGAACACATTGCAGGTTGTATTCCCGACATCGTCCACGAGATGCTGGCGCAGGCGAGTCATCTTGCAGGGATCACCGGTGGAACGGTAACGGCGTTGCTCCCGGGGTGCGAGCCGGAAATTCTTGCCTCACGGCTGGTGGGTGCCAGCCGCGTGCAATGCATTGAAGGCGAAGCTCTCCGCAATTACTCTCCGGAATCATGGCTCCTGACTCTCGCTCCGATACTCGGAGAATCCATGCCCGGTTTGATCATGGTCAGTTCCTCCAGTATGGGACTTGATCTGGCGGCAGCACTGTCTGCGACACTTGACATACCTCTGGCGAGCGCCTGTGTCGATATACGGATCGAAAACGGGGTGTACCATTTCACCAGCCAGCTCTACGGTGGAAAACTCCTCCTGGACACCAGATGCGACTCTCCCTCCGCGATTGCGCAGATACTTCCGGGAAGCTTCAAGCCGTTGGAAACCGATACCGGTTCCAACGTGCATGTCGAACAAATAGCCCATCATGAACTACCTCGCGATCTCCGTATGAAGTTCGAGAACTACATCGAACCCACAGCAGGAGATGTGGATATTACACAGTCCGATGTTCTGATATCCGTCGGACGCGGCATTCAGTCGCAGGACAATCTCTCGATCGCAGAGGACCTTGCGGCACTTCTGCATGGCACAGTGTCAGCTTCGCGACCGATCATTGATCAGAATTGGCTTCCCATTACCCGCCAGGTCGGGAAGTCCGGTATGACGGTAACACCGAAGCTGTACTTCGCACTTGGGATCAGTGGTGCGCCTGAGCATCTCGAAGGGATGAAGGGCGCGAGCATGATTGTAGCGATCAACAAGGATACCGCAGCGCCGATATTCTCCATTTCTCATTACGGTGTTGCGGCGGACCTGTTTGATATCCTCCCTGTACTCAACGAACGACTGCGGGAGAGAGGACAATGA
- a CDS encoding hydrogenase maturation protease: MMRNASRVLLLALGNDLLSDDAVAFHAARRIHARGLLGVDVIESGEAGFALLELITGYSRVIIIDALHSLHYPAGSIVQFSDKDFAATASPSPHYAGLPDLRRLAQTMGIPYPEHIGIIAMEVEDPYTIAEKLTNPVQHALPAFVDAIIDAIVEGPVRQRVSKAMA, from the coding sequence ATGATGCGCAATGCCTCACGCGTCCTTCTCCTTGCTTTGGGGAACGACCTGCTCAGTGATGATGCCGTCGCGTTTCATGCCGCAAGGCGGATTCACGCGCGGGGTCTGCTTGGTGTTGATGTGATTGAATCCGGTGAGGCGGGATTCGCCTTGCTGGAATTGATCACGGGTTACTCGCGCGTCATCATCATCGATGCACTGCATTCACTGCACTACCCCGCGGGAAGCATTGTCCAGTTTTCGGATAAGGATTTCGCTGCCACCGCATCCCCCTCACCACATTATGCGGGATTACCAGACTTGCGTCGTCTTGCACAGACCATGGGAATTCCCTATCCGGAGCACATCGGTATTATCGCGATGGAAGTAGAGGATCCCTACACCATTGCGGAAAAACTCACGAATCCGGTGCAACACGCATTGCCTGCATTTGTCGACGCCATTATTGATGCGATTGTGGAAGGACCAGTACGGCAGCGGGTTTCTAAAGCCATGGCATAA
- a CDS encoding hydrogenase iron-sulfur subunit: MQQSTPAAQEWRPRIIAFFCNWCTYTAADLAGVSRLKYAPNTRIVRVMCSGRIDPQFILDAFVHGADGVLIGGCHPGDCHYTEGNYKTLRRHHLLRRMLMDMGIDERRLRLEWISASEGDKVRDVINGMVTELQTMGPLALNDNMTRFDAELESDLDTYLVTLSTKEVEHA, from the coding sequence ATGCAACAATCAACCCCGGCTGCACAGGAATGGCGCCCGCGCATTATCGCGTTCTTCTGTAACTGGTGCACGTACACAGCGGCGGATCTCGCCGGTGTATCCCGATTGAAGTATGCGCCGAACACCCGGATCGTGCGCGTTATGTGCTCGGGACGAATTGATCCCCAGTTTATTCTCGATGCGTTCGTTCACGGGGCGGATGGCGTGCTGATCGGCGGCTGCCATCCGGGCGACTGCCATTACACCGAAGGCAATTATAAAACCCTGCGTCGCCACCACTTGCTGCGTCGCATGCTCATGGACATGGGAATCGACGAGCGCCGTCTGCGACTTGAGTGGATCTCCGCTTCAGAGGGCGACAAAGTGCGCGACGTCATCAACGGGATGGTTACGGAACTCCAAACGATGGGCCCACTTGCACTGAATGACAACATGACGCGCTTCGATGCCGAACTCGAATCCGACCTCGACACATACCTGGTAACCCTGAGCACCAAGGAGGTGGAACATGCCTGA
- a CDS encoding (Fe-S)-binding protein encodes MLAAEEAIEQLWGVTLDKLYDSTEGQRILSCIQCGTCAGACPYGEHMEYPPRKIITMLKAGLIEDVFDSDSLLKCVNCYTCMSKCPRNIRLTEILLPLVKEQTAVRLSHMPQELHKAIENTYRYGNSYGESGRKRMLWTQTLDFPIRILADDPHPVDILWFVECDLAYHPRGQDIARATAQLFHLLDMDFATLGYEEHCAGDCGRLTWEPGLAETLIDYNLAMFGKYKFQRIVTNDPHALDAFNFRYPMFEFRGKVLSTISLLHSHIDRLKPMLTERRDMRITYHDSCCLGRHNAIYEEPRQLLEAIPGVSLVEMVHNRSNSICCGGGGGGMWLDTYYKSLGMERLSDRRIREAIATGADVLAVACPYEVSRFEDAVKLAGYEHRMIVRDITELLIEAIGGH; translated from the coding sequence ATGCTCGCTGCCGAAGAAGCTATCGAACAGTTGTGGGGGGTCACGCTGGATAAACTGTACGACTCCACCGAAGGCCAGCGCATTCTGTCCTGTATCCAGTGCGGAACCTGTGCCGGCGCATGTCCCTACGGGGAGCACATGGAGTATCCTCCGAGGAAGATAATTACTATGCTCAAAGCAGGCTTGATTGAGGATGTATTTGACTCCGATAGCCTGCTCAAATGCGTCAATTGCTATACCTGCATGAGTAAATGTCCCCGGAACATTCGGCTGACGGAGATCCTCCTCCCCCTTGTCAAGGAACAAACCGCCGTGCGCCTGTCTCACATGCCGCAGGAACTTCATAAGGCGATCGAAAACACGTATCGCTATGGAAATTCCTATGGCGAGTCGGGGCGAAAGCGCATGCTATGGACGCAAACCCTCGATTTTCCCATTCGTATTCTGGCTGATGATCCGCATCCGGTGGACATTCTATGGTTTGTCGAATGTGATCTCGCCTACCACCCGCGCGGTCAGGACATCGCGCGGGCAACAGCGCAGCTCTTCCATCTTCTCGATATGGACTTCGCCACACTCGGATACGAGGAGCACTGTGCCGGCGATTGCGGCCGACTCACCTGGGAGCCGGGACTCGCAGAAACGCTTATCGATTACAACCTTGCAATGTTTGGCAAGTACAAATTCCAGCGTATTGTAACGAACGACCCGCATGCGCTCGACGCATTCAATTTCCGCTACCCCATGTTCGAGTTCCGAGGCAAAGTGCTTTCGACGATTTCTTTGCTGCACAGCCATATCGACCGGCTCAAACCCATGCTGACGGAGCGGCGGGATATGCGCATCACCTACCACGACTCCTGCTGTCTTGGAAGACACAACGCTATCTACGAAGAACCGCGACAGCTTCTCGAGGCGATCCCGGGAGTCTCACTCGTCGAAATGGTTCATAACCGAAGCAATTCCATCTGCTGCGGTGGCGGTGGCGGGGGTATGTGGCTCGATACCTATTACAAATCCCTGGGTATGGAAAGACTGTCCGACAGGAGAATTCGTGAAGCTATCGCCACTGGAGCCGATGTTCTGGCAGTGGCATGTCCGTATGAAGTATCACGTTTCGAAGACGCTGTCAAGCTTGCGGGGTACGAGCACCGCATGATCGTGCGAGACATCACGGAGCTGCTGATTGAAGCTATCGGAGGGCACTGA
- a CDS encoding oxidoreductase — MPEKPKIALYWCASCGGCEESVVDLAEGILDVVAAVDILFWPVALDFKKSDVEDLADGELTVTLINGAVRTSEQVEMVRLLRKKSAVVIAYGSCAHMGGIPGLANQFHRTHILRYVYQEAPTVVNENQVYPEIRHSWNGYSVTLPEFHATVRSLDQVIDVDYYLPGCPPTPALLAAAVNALLTGTLPPKGSVLAPDVALCDECARKDSKPENLSFEQYKRPHAIAADPEVCLLAQGLLCMGPATRSGCGALCVEGNMPCTGCFGPTSRVQDQGAKMLSSLAANMSAQTDEDIIETLGGIPDPVGTFYRYGLPVSTLRRYRDTES, encoded by the coding sequence ATGCCTGAAAAGCCGAAAATCGCCTTGTACTGGTGCGCGTCCTGTGGTGGCTGTGAGGAATCGGTAGTGGATCTCGCCGAGGGCATTCTCGATGTTGTTGCAGCGGTCGATATTCTGTTCTGGCCTGTCGCGCTCGATTTCAAAAAGTCGGATGTAGAAGACCTTGCCGATGGGGAACTGACCGTGACGTTGATCAATGGCGCCGTCCGAACATCGGAACAGGTGGAAATGGTGCGGCTGTTGCGGAAAAAAAGCGCCGTGGTTATCGCCTATGGTTCCTGTGCGCATATGGGCGGTATTCCGGGACTGGCGAATCAATTTCACCGCACGCATATTCTCCGCTACGTCTATCAGGAGGCGCCGACTGTAGTGAACGAAAATCAGGTGTATCCGGAAATACGACATTCCTGGAACGGCTATTCGGTTACCCTGCCCGAATTCCATGCAACAGTGCGGTCGCTGGACCAGGTCATCGACGTCGATTACTATTTACCTGGATGTCCCCCGACACCTGCTTTGCTCGCAGCGGCAGTCAACGCACTGCTCACCGGAACCCTGCCGCCGAAGGGATCAGTGCTCGCACCTGATGTGGCATTGTGCGATGAGTGTGCACGAAAGGACAGTAAACCCGAAAACCTATCCTTCGAGCAGTACAAGCGTCCGCATGCCATCGCTGCGGATCCGGAGGTCTGTCTGCTTGCCCAGGGACTGCTCTGCATGGGTCCCGCGACCCGCTCTGGTTGCGGAGCTCTATGCGTCGAGGGAAATATGCCATGCACAGGTTGCTTCGGTCCCACCTCAAGGGTCCAGGATCAGGGTGCGAAAATGCTGTCGTCTCTCGCAGCGAATATGTCCGCGCAGACAGATGAGGATATCATCGAGACACTTGGGGGAATTCCCGATCCTGTGGGAACTTTCTATCGATACGGTCTTCCCGTATCGACGCTCAGGCGATACCGAGATACAGAGTCTTGA
- a CDS encoding heterodisulfide reductase-related iron-sulfur binding cluster, producing MNTGEIGRPTLLGMAEWEIVLFYTLALCSLVVCIGGFVLLWRKYRRGRDVMRAHPRIGEFVRRIMRAMGSLTIMRDDPAAGVAHATVFTGFSLLFLGTLIVLVDRDIFHFVLPSLVFWNNDFYLGFSLVMDIAGLILISGVLWLTIRRAFFRSEQFDTNHAWRKNDSRVGMRIADWGFPMLLLAIVISGMLLEGVRLVIERPAFETWSPVGWWVADLLENAGLESPEASGWYSPVWWLHSIASLSFVALLPYSKAVHIILGAFSIAVYDPSLVRNLPPSWGEAGEGYSRIEDFTRTELLSLDACIRCGRCHALCPAAQSGLPLSPRDFILDMRTHLERPFTVKSSILRKRNGTDGNGSQSTTVTGRQSKHEDKTRSLAGDVIPEKTLWSCITCAQCVEHCPMGLNHIPLVVQLRRSLMLEGKVDEELQQTLVNLQRTGNAMGKSERMRSRWTDGLPFPLRDARKEEVEYLWFLGDNASFDPRVQDATRATAILFHKAGLDFGIVYESERNAGNDVRRIGEEGLFEMLMEKNLRIIEKCRFSKIVTTDPHTLNTLRNEYTPTMPFTVFHSTEILRELFDNGLLPRCFDTNGRVTYHDPCYLGRYNNITDAPRALLEATGYSIVEMRRSRRDGWCCGAGGGRLWMEDIPCDGERPAEQRLREAAALPDVHTLVTACPKDLVMFADALKTTGLEMSFAVRDIASMVLQVVGETENELSVKEY from the coding sequence ATGAACACGGGTGAGATCGGAAGACCGACACTTCTGGGCATGGCGGAATGGGAAATCGTGCTCTTTTATACGTTGGCGCTGTGTTCCCTCGTCGTCTGTATAGGAGGATTTGTCCTGCTCTGGCGTAAATACCGGCGTGGCCGGGACGTTATGCGCGCACATCCGCGTATCGGGGAATTTGTACGCCGTATCATGCGCGCGATGGGAAGTCTGACGATCATGCGGGATGATCCTGCCGCTGGTGTGGCCCATGCCACCGTATTCACGGGCTTCTCTCTTCTCTTTCTGGGGACGCTGATTGTGCTCGTCGATCGCGACATTTTTCACTTCGTCTTGCCCTCGCTGGTATTCTGGAATAACGATTTTTATCTCGGTTTTTCTCTTGTAATGGATATTGCGGGACTGATCCTGATTTCCGGTGTGCTCTGGCTGACGATTCGCCGTGCGTTCTTTCGGTCGGAGCAGTTCGATACCAACCATGCGTGGCGGAAGAATGATTCGCGTGTTGGGATGCGAATCGCCGATTGGGGGTTTCCCATGCTTCTGCTCGCCATTGTCATCAGCGGTATGCTGCTTGAAGGGGTGCGCCTGGTTATCGAACGTCCGGCGTTCGAAACCTGGTCCCCTGTCGGCTGGTGGGTAGCCGACCTCCTCGAAAACGCTGGTCTTGAATCGCCGGAAGCATCGGGGTGGTACTCCCCGGTCTGGTGGCTGCACAGCATCGCCTCACTCTCGTTTGTCGCTCTCCTCCCATACTCGAAGGCTGTGCATATCATCCTCGGAGCGTTCAGTATCGCCGTCTATGATCCATCATTGGTCCGAAACCTCCCTCCGTCCTGGGGGGAGGCCGGTGAAGGGTATTCCCGCATCGAAGATTTTACGCGTACGGAACTGCTCAGTCTTGATGCCTGCATCCGATGCGGGCGCTGCCATGCACTGTGTCCGGCCGCTCAGTCCGGGCTGCCTCTTTCCCCGCGGGATTTCATCCTCGATATGCGCACGCACCTGGAACGCCCCTTCACGGTGAAGTCCTCTATCCTTCGGAAACGCAATGGGACAGACGGGAATGGCAGCCAGAGCACAACCGTGACCGGCAGACAAAGCAAACACGAGGACAAAACCCGTAGCCTCGCGGGTGACGTCATACCGGAAAAAACCCTCTGGAGTTGCATCACCTGTGCTCAATGCGTGGAACACTGCCCGATGGGTCTGAATCACATTCCGTTGGTGGTGCAACTCCGCAGATCGCTGATGCTTGAGGGCAAGGTAGACGAAGAACTTCAGCAAACACTGGTGAACCTGCAGCGGACAGGAAATGCAATGGGAAAGTCGGAACGTATGCGCTCCAGATGGACCGATGGCCTGCCGTTTCCATTGAGGGATGCGAGAAAGGAAGAGGTGGAATATCTGTGGTTTCTCGGCGATAACGCTTCCTTCGATCCGCGTGTCCAGGATGCTACGCGCGCCACCGCCATTCTCTTCCATAAGGCAGGTCTCGATTTCGGAATTGTGTATGAATCCGAACGCAACGCGGGAAACGACGTTCGCCGAATCGGAGAAGAAGGGCTATTCGAGATGCTGATGGAAAAGAATCTGCGCATTATCGAGAAATGCCGTTTCAGCAAGATCGTGACAACAGATCCACACACTCTCAATACGCTGCGAAACGAATATACCCCGACCATGCCATTCACGGTATTCCACTCAACGGAAATTCTGCGGGAGCTGTTTGATAACGGCCTGCTTCCGCGCTGCTTCGATACAAACGGGCGCGTCACCTACCACGATCCGTGCTACCTCGGACGCTACAACAACATCACCGACGCGCCTCGTGCTCTCTTAGAAGCAACGGGATACTCCATCGTGGAAATGCGGCGTAGCCGCCGCGATGGGTGGTGTTGCGGAGCGGGTGGAGGACGGCTGTGGATGGAGGACATCCCCTGTGACGGTGAGCGTCCCGCGGAGCAACGCCTCCGCGAGGCTGCGGCGCTCCCGGATGTCCACACCTTGGTCACTGCCTGCCCCAAGGACTTGGTCATGTTTGCAGACGCCCTTAAGACAACCGGACTCGAAATGTCCTTCGCCGTGCGAGATATCGCATCCATGGTTTTGCAGGTGGTGGGCGAAACCGAGAATGAACTTAGTGTAAAGGAGTACTGA